Proteins found in one Gemmatimonadota bacterium genomic segment:
- a CDS encoding sulfatase-like hydrolase/transferase: MFYIDDWAWNGSPVAMDDTMENSLMPVLQMPNIQKLANEGMKFRNAYGAPQCAPARVCVQTGLSAPHSGFTVYLGSREPYYDTKREYRHFPLVPNVSDRELDEDAVTIPKALKPLGYVSAHIGKWHMRGDPEKAGYVLHDGATDNNPGNTLKYGLERDGRTPRRLPKDMADPKLMFSITEKAIGFMEEQVEKSNPFYLQISHYAMHAGYECLDKTREKYVNHPLVQEWYKKNNKHPDTVNRGDDPAIWLGMGEDLDGRIGAVLDKLRELGIEDNTYVIVAGDNGYRHEEVEIIPDYKQPLHATKWWLWDGGIRVPMIVKGPGVKPGSFFTGNVINYDFLPTFVDWAGGDSEKLQNIDGVSLADYMAGKEPDEAFLNRYLYFHYPHYRNSMPHSVIISGSSKVIHFYERPDIPMLFDLSGDIGEVTNIAKQNPETHQKLYDEMMRYLELVEARFPKANPDYDPEIYKSDRKTRARIHWGPFEGQRALDDDEI, translated from the coding sequence ATGTTTTATATAGACGACTGGGCATGGAACGGATCACCGGTTGCCATGGATGACACCATGGAGAATTCCCTCATGCCAGTCTTGCAAATGCCGAACATCCAAAAGCTGGCAAATGAGGGAATGAAGTTTCGCAATGCCTATGGAGCGCCGCAATGTGCACCTGCTCGTGTGTGCGTACAGACGGGGCTGTCTGCGCCACACAGTGGTTTCACGGTATATCTGGGATCAAGAGAGCCCTACTACGACACGAAAAGGGAATATCGGCATTTTCCGCTGGTCCCGAACGTGTCCGACCGAGAACTCGACGAAGACGCAGTTACCATTCCCAAAGCTCTCAAACCTCTGGGTTATGTCAGCGCCCACATTGGCAAATGGCACATGAGAGGCGATCCAGAAAAGGCGGGCTACGTATTACACGATGGTGCTACCGATAATAATCCCGGCAATACCCTGAAGTACGGACTGGAGAGGGACGGGCGGACGCCCAGGCGACTACCCAAAGATATGGCCGATCCCAAGTTGATGTTCAGCATTACCGAAAAGGCAATTGGCTTCATGGAAGAACAGGTAGAAAAAAGCAATCCCTTTTATCTCCAGATATCTCATTATGCCATGCATGCGGGTTATGAATGCCTGGATAAAACGCGTGAAAAGTATGTGAATCACCCACTGGTGCAGGAGTGGTATAAGAAAAACAATAAACATCCCGACACAGTCAACCGGGGAGATGATCCCGCAATTTGGTTGGGGATGGGTGAGGACCTGGACGGTCGGATCGGCGCAGTGCTCGACAAGCTCAGGGAACTGGGAATTGAGGATAACACCTATGTCATAGTAGCAGGTGACAACGGCTACCGACACGAAGAAGTCGAAATCATACCCGACTACAAGCAACCGTTACACGCAACAAAGTGGTGGTTGTGGGATGGAGGCATCCGGGTGCCTATGATTGTCAAGGGTCCGGGAGTCAAACCTGGCTCGTTTTTTACCGGCAATGTGATCAACTATGACTTCTTACCCACCTTCGTTGATTGGGCTGGTGGCGACTCGGAAAAATTGCAGAACATCGACGGTGTCAGCCTCGCCGATTACATGGCGGGAAAAGAACCGGACGAGGCCTTTCTAAATCGCTATCTCTATTTTCATTATCCTCATTATCGGAATTCTATGCCACATTCGGTCATTATTTCTGGTTCGTCCAAAGTGATCCATTTTTACGAACGACCAGATATTCCAATGTTGTTCGACCTATCTGGCGACATTGGCGAGGTCACCAATATTGCAAAGCAAAATCCGGAAACACACCAGAAACTCTACGACGAGATGATGCGCTATCTCGAACTGGTCGAGGCGCGATTCCCGAAGGCAAACCCGGATTATGACCCAGAGATTTACAAGAGCGATAGAAAAACCAGAGCGCGTATTCACTGGGGTCCGTTTGAAGGACAGCGCGCTCTGGATGACGATGAAATTTAG
- a CDS encoding phytanoyl-CoA dioxygenase family protein — MLTPQQYESYQQEGYLLVPNLFSTSQLSAVLEAAEQNAYGKSFSEFIAEIKANSDLENKLRLPGAGLGMGGPRAEFCDIPTGVGVIDQVLEHDPFLDALEQLLDTPDIHYHHGYVYIRNGRIDRKAPTKPEIEFHLDWAKPFIPPHPDWQRYGHIQAWVFLDDIDADCAPVRLVPGVHDKMGDILRVIEDDGLGFGDIRKVPHSYRFADIRKILHAQEPVSITGKAGSVLFYSGHTPHAAQPFADKDRQRAVIFFSIGRRDTMPWTSTGKREAEVIRRLKPFLGKTTSRVRSLFGWPKPGDAMYTPTSVELIKNAYPEMDVSDYL, encoded by the coding sequence ATGTTGACACCACAACAGTATGAGTCTTATCAACAAGAGGGCTACCTCTTAGTCCCGAATCTGTTCTCGACCAGCCAATTGTCAGCGGTACTTGAGGCCGCGGAACAAAACGCTTATGGAAAGTCTTTTTCCGAGTTCATTGCAGAAATAAAGGCCAATTCTGACCTTGAAAATAAGCTACGCCTGCCCGGAGCAGGTCTCGGGATGGGCGGCCCCAGAGCGGAGTTCTGTGACATTCCAACAGGGGTAGGAGTCATTGACCAGGTCCTGGAACACGATCCTTTTCTGGATGCTCTGGAACAGCTTCTGGATACGCCTGATATACACTACCATCATGGTTACGTCTATATCCGAAACGGCAGAATAGATAGAAAGGCCCCAACAAAGCCGGAAATCGAATTTCACCTGGATTGGGCCAAGCCCTTTATACCCCCTCACCCGGATTGGCAGCGGTATGGCCATATACAAGCCTGGGTCTTTCTGGACGACATCGATGCAGATTGCGCGCCTGTTCGGTTGGTCCCAGGAGTACACGACAAAATGGGCGATATCTTGCGTGTGATTGAGGACGACGGCCTGGGCTTTGGCGACATCCGCAAGGTGCCTCACTCCTACCGCTTTGCCGATATCCGCAAAATTCTTCACGCGCAAGAACCCGTCTCAATCACAGGGAAAGCTGGCAGCGTACTCTTCTACAGTGGACACACGCCACACGCAGCACAACCTTTTGCAGACAAGGATAGGCAACGCGCCGTCATTTTCTTTTCGATAGGACGCAGAGACACCATGCCCTGGACATCGACCGGAAAAAGGGAAGCTGAAGTGATTAGGCGCTTGAAACCCTTTTTGGGCAAAACGACATCAAGGGTTCGCAGTCTCTTCGGCTGGCCGAAACCCGGTGACGCAATGTACACGCCCACCTCCGTCGAACTGATAAAAAACGCATATCCAGAAATGGACGTCAGCGATTACCTTTGA
- a CDS encoding DegT/DnrJ/EryC1/StrS family aminotransferase, which produces MPELAINGGSKTVNRDLRQPWPVHDEREEKAVVGVLRSHKWGRSGFDYYNHGDSKLYAFERAFAEFHDSKYALAVSTGTTALETCLRALGVEAGCEVIVPASTYIASASCVMICNGIPIFADIDPRNYTIDPKSVEALITPRTRAVVAVDMGGMPCDTDALGDICRKHNIGLVSDCSHAHGGQWRGKGVGSQADIAGFSCMPGKVLAIGEGGVVMTKDESLYEKAFRYHHAGRDRGEESMNFTWPATTLRLGEFEAAIGLIALTRLEEQAEIRWKNLKYLHKGMESIPGLTGLDIDERVTRWNPYRWHFKFISKEFEGIHRERFRKALQAEGVPCGIGPTKPLYQFSMFASGKWGETGCPIRCPLYQADPIDYTKVYCPEAERIHETEALDLTHRILLGPRENMDLILEAFQKLRNNIDELNDVYFED; this is translated from the coding sequence ATGCCTGAACTCGCAATCAACGGTGGTTCAAAAACGGTTAATAGAGACCTGCGCCAACCCTGGCCGGTTCACGATGAACGCGAAGAAAAAGCCGTTGTCGGCGTCCTTCGCAGTCACAAATGGGGGCGCAGTGGCTTTGACTATTACAACCATGGCGACAGCAAACTCTACGCATTTGAACGGGCCTTTGCAGAATTTCACGACAGCAAATACGCCCTTGCTGTCTCCACGGGCACCACAGCACTCGAAACCTGCTTGCGCGCCCTCGGCGTCGAAGCTGGCTGTGAAGTCATTGTCCCTGCGTCAACTTACATCGCATCTGCGTCCTGCGTCATGATTTGCAATGGCATTCCCATCTTTGCCGACATCGACCCGCGCAACTACACCATCGATCCCAAAAGCGTAGAAGCCCTCATCACGCCGCGCACCCGGGCAGTGGTTGCCGTAGATATGGGCGGCATGCCCTGCGATACAGATGCTTTAGGTGACATCTGCCGCAAACACAACATCGGCCTGGTCAGTGACTGTTCTCATGCCCACGGCGGACAATGGAGAGGCAAAGGCGTCGGATCTCAAGCCGACATTGCTGGTTTCTCCTGCATGCCCGGCAAGGTACTTGCCATAGGCGAAGGCGGCGTGGTGATGACCAAAGACGAAAGCCTGTACGAAAAAGCCTTTCGGTATCATCACGCAGGCCGAGACAGAGGCGAAGAAAGTATGAACTTCACCTGGCCTGCCACAACCTTAAGACTGGGCGAATTTGAAGCGGCCATCGGCCTAATCGCACTCACCCGCCTCGAAGAACAGGCAGAAATTCGGTGGAAAAATCTCAAGTATCTCCACAAAGGAATGGAATCTATTCCCGGACTCACCGGCCTCGACATTGACGAGCGCGTCACCCGCTGGAATCCCTATCGCTGGCACTTCAAATTTATCTCCAAAGAATTTGAAGGCATCCACCGCGAACGATTCCGCAAAGCGCTCCAGGCCGAAGGCGTGCCCTGTGGCATAGGCCCGACAAAGCCCCTCTATCAATTTAGCATGTTTGCCAGCGGCAAATGGGGCGAAACAGGCTGTCCAATCCGCTGCCCGTTGTACCAGGCTGATCCCATCGACTACACCAAAGTCTATTGTCCCGAAGCCGAGCGCATTCACGAAACCGAAGCCCTTGATCTCACGCACCGCATTCTTCTCGGACCGCGCGAAAACATGGACCTCATTCTCGAAGCGTTCCAAAAATTGCGGAATAATATTGATGAATTGAATGATGTCTATTTTGAGGATTAA